One genomic segment of Candidatus Rhabdochlamydia sp. T3358 includes these proteins:
- a CDS encoding type IV toxin-antitoxin system AbiEi family antitoxin domain-containing protein, which translates to MQFFEKRGGVLTMSEAIDLGMHRRELYLLRDRGDLEVISRGLYRLIELPEPSLPDFIPVSKKIQGGVICLISALAFHEITTQIPHFVYVALSSHAHKPKIAYPPMRYFWYSERLLTTGVQKYTIDGCIIKIFDIEKTLIDCVKFRNKIGMDIVLEALKMYWKSRKTNLDKLFEYAKLFHVEKILKPIMETIVSG; encoded by the coding sequence TTGCAGTTTTTCGAAAAGCGGGGGGGGGTTCTTACCATGTCAGAGGCTATAGACCTTGGTATGCATCGTAGAGAACTTTATTTGCTGCGAGATAGAGGGGATTTGGAAGTTATTAGTAGAGGTTTATATAGACTAATTGAGCTTCCAGAGCCTTCCTTGCCTGACTTTATTCCAGTATCTAAAAAAATCCAAGGTGGAGTTATCTGCCTCATCTCTGCTTTGGCATTTCATGAAATCACTACTCAAATTCCTCATTTTGTTTATGTTGCTTTGTCAAGCCATGCCCATAAACCCAAGATTGCTTATCCCCCTATGCGTTATTTTTGGTATTCTGAAAGGTTATTAACAACAGGAGTTCAGAAATACACGATCGATGGATGCATCATTAAGATTTTCGATATTGAAAAAACCCTTATTGATTGTGTTAAATTTCGCAATAAAATCGGGATGGATATCGTTCTTGAAGCCTTAAAAATGTACTGGAAAAGTAGAAAAACGAATCTAGATAAGCTTTTTGAATACGCTAAATTATTTCATGTTGAAAAGATTTTAAAACCAATTATGGAAACAATTGTTAGTGGATAA